The sequence CGACCCACTCGCGCTCCGTCGGGGCCCGCTTTTTGAACCCGTACTCGGAGGACGAGCCCGCGTTCACGAAGGCGTCGAAGCCCGTGCGCAGGCACGCGCGCACCAGGTTGACCGTGCCGAGCAGGTTCACCGCGAGGATGCGGTCGAGGTCCGTCTCCCAGGAGTACGCGCCGTGCGCGGCCAAGTGAAAGATCCATTCGGGCCGCGCCCGCCGCACGACGCGCTCGACCGCCGCCCGGTCCTCGAGCGATGCCTGGTGGAGCTTCACGTCGTCCCGAATGCCGGCGAGCCGCCAGAGGCTCCGCTCGGGCCGCACGACGAGATGCACCGCGTGACCGTCGGCCAAGAGACGCCGCACGAGGTTCGCGCCGACGAAGCCGGTGCCGCCGGTGAGGAGGACGCGCCGGCGCACGTTCACCTCCGGTCGAGGAAGCCCCCGTAGTCGAACGTCTCGAGATACTGCCAGGTACGGGCTCGGATATCCTCGCGCTCGGCGGGCGAGAGCCGTTCGGCCTCGGCCCGGTTCGCCTCCGGCGTCGGTGTGCGGATCGTCCCCCACGGATAGACCGTGCCGAGCGGGTTCCCGTTCCACGAGGGTTGCCGGAGCGAGTCGGCGGGGCCAACGCCGAGCTTCGCGAGCACCGGCGCGAGCGTGCCGACGGAGTCGCGCATCACGTCCTCGGCGCGCACGATGTGCACGCGGCCGGGGAAGCGCTCGCGGTAGAGAAGCGCGCAGTACTGGTTCAGCGTCCAGCCGAGCATGTAGGTTTCGAGCGGCAGCGGCACCGGACGCCGCTTCGTGTCGGCGTACGCCGACCAGGGGTTCCGCACCACGTGGAGCACGTGCGCGTTCGGGAGATCCGTCATGATCTTGTCGGTGTCGACCACGATGATCGGGCTGTAGCCGACCCAGACCTGCTCCTTCGCGCTCCGCTTGTAGTCCTTCCACACGTCGAAGGTGGCGCGGAAGAAGGCCGCCACGTTATTCGCGCGCGACCGGCCGGTGGAGTTCACGAGCTCGACGTAGCGCGCCTTTCGGTCGTCGTCGGAGAGCTCGAACGGCCAATCCCGGAACTTGCTCACGTGCGGGGTACGCGCGCGGACCTTGCCCTCCTCGTCGATGATGAGCTGGTAGTCGCCCGCCGGCGTGCCGTCGAGCGGAAACGCTGGCCAGCGGTACTTCACGGGGAACATCGACGTGAGATGGTCCTGCACGAGGCGCGTCCCCACCTGCGACTCGAAGGGGTAGACGAAGAGCTCGGGGTGGCCGTCGAGAAAGCGGTGGGTCATGTTCCCGCCGTTCTCGTACATGGCGCCGAGCATCAGCAGGCGAAAGTCCTGGGCCATGGCGTTGCGTCTCCTACTCCGTGACGAAGCCGTAGAACAGCCCGCGCTCCCACTCGGAGCGGCGGCGACCGAGCACGATGGGCAGCCCGGCCGTCCATGCGGACGGCACCGCCTCGACCGCGAACACCTGGTTCCCGGTCGGCCAGACGAGACTCCCGAGCGTCCGGCCGGTCTTCGCGTCGAGGGCGTGGACGCCACAGGTGCAGCGATCGGGGTCGAGTCCCGGCGCGTACTGCCGAAAGCGCGGCAGGACGTGCGACGTCCCGACGAACAGCACACCGCCCGCGAACGCGAGTCCGCGCGTCCAGCCGCCCGGTCGTGCCACCGGCTCGAGCCGGCCGCCGTGACAGATGCCGACCTCGCCGTAGCCGCTGTTGTCGACCCACAGCGCCTCCCGACGCAGGCGCGCGGAGTGCGGGCGCGTGAGCCCGCGCACGACGGGTTCGCGCGTCCGCCCCGAGAAGATCACCCCGCGACGATCGACGCGGAAGGCGGGGTCTCCGGGCCGGACCCGTCCCACGACGTCCGCGGACGCCGAGAAGAACGAGTCGCGCACCGTCGCACCGGCGGCGATCGAGTTCAACTGGAGATAGTTCCGGTCGAGCCGCGCTCCGCCGCGCCGCTCGACGCAGCGGGGCCACCAGACGGGCGTCGCCGTCCCGTCATCCTCGAGGCGCACGACGGCGTTCTTGCCGACCGCGTTGCCATGCAGCACGCCGCCGACCATCGCGAGGTCGTGGAGGTACGTCCCGCCGGGCAGCATGCGCGTCCGGACGGGAACGAGGGGCCGCGCCGCAAGACGCACGGGCGGCTCGCCGACGTCGCGCGGCGCGGCGACGGCCGGCACGAGGTCGTGGACCTGGTTGGGGTTGCGGGTGCTCGCGACGTGGACGACGCCGCGAAGTCGATCGACGGCGATGCCTGAGGGATGTGGAAGCGGCAGGTACGAGACGATGGGCTCGGTCGCTCCCGCGTGGAGCGCCACGAGAAGATGTTCGTACTCGCGTGTCACGAGCAGCGTCACGGCCGTCTCGGCGAGCGTCTCCCAGAAGCGGCCGCGCGTGCGGTGACGGAGCAGACGCTCGTCGATCCCACTCGCGTCCGGCCAGAGCATCGCCACGGCGCGGGGATCGCGCCAGGCGCCGTCGGCGCGAGCGTGCAAATGTTCGCGCGCCATCATCCCGCGTCGTGGCGCATCGCCCATGCGCCCCAGTACATGCGAAACGCCGAGGCGAGGTTCGTCGTCGACTTCCCACCGTGGCGCCGGGACGAGAACACCGGTACCTCGAGCATCGGATAGCCGGCCTCGCGACAGGTGCGAACGAACTCGGCGTCGATGAGGTCGTCGTCGCGACGGAGTCGGAGCAGGCGATCGCACGAGCGCGGAAAGACCTTCGGGGTGCCGTTCACATCCCAGCACGAAAGGTCGAAGAGCGCACGGCATTCGAGGTTGTAGAGAAGCGATCCCAACCGCCGCGACCAGTGCTCCCGGATCTTGCGGTTCGCCTTTACAACCGTGTCTGGATGCGTCGCCGCGTACAGGATCGTCAGCGTGAGCTCGGCCGGCGTCGTCCGCGCCGAGTTCGTGTAGCAGAGGAGATCACCGGTCGCCCGGGCGAGACCGGTCCGCACCGCCCGCCCCCAGCCGCTGCGCGCAAGCGGCTCGCTGCGCACGTGCGGCAGCGTGGCGGCGAGCCCGGCGCACACCGCCTCGGTCGCGTCCTTCGAGCCGTTCGGGACGAGCACGAGCTCGTGGCGGAGCGGCATGCGGCCGAGCGCCGCGGTGTACTCCTGCACGACCTCGCCGATGTGGTCCGCCTGGTTGTGCGCCGGCAGCACGACGGAGACGAGCCTGTCGGGCGTCACGCGCGTGCGCTCAACCGCTCGAGAACGGTCGCAACGATCGCATCCGCCGAAAGACCATGGCGTCGGTACAGGAATGCCTGGCTACCGATGCGGCCGTCGGGCTGCTCGTGGACGCCCCGACGAGCGAGACGGCAGTGCAGCCCCTGCTCCGCGATGACCTCGGCCACGAGCGAGCCGAGACCGCCCGAGACGTAATGCGCCTCGAGGGTGAGCACGAGCGGCACGCCGGCGAGCGCAGCGCACAGGTCCTCGGTCGGCGGCGGCTGCACGCTCGCCACGATGAGGACGCGTGCGTGCACCCCGCGTTCGCCGAGCGCGTGCGCGGCGCCCACGGCTTCGCTCGCCACCGACCCCATGGCCACGATCGCGACGTCCGACCCCTCGTGCACGATCTCCGCCCGGCCGAGCCGGAACCGCCCCTCGAGCCCGGCGACGACGGTCTTGTCGTCCTTGCCGATGCGGTAATAGACGGGGCCCGGAAGATCCCAGGTCGCGCGGAGCGCGGTCGCCATCTGCCGGTGATCGGCCGGTGCCACGACCGTCATGCCCGGCTGCACGCGCATCACGCCCACGTCCTCGAGCCCATGGTGGGAGAGCCCTTGGGGGCCGTACTCGAAGCCGCCGCCGACGCCGACGATCCGAACCGGGAGGCGATGCCAGAGGGGGCCGTTGCGGATGAATTCGTAGGGGCGGAGCGTCGCGAAGGTCACGATCGAGTACACAAACGGCACGTACCCCGACTCCGCGAGCCCGGTCGCGATGCCGACCATGTTCTGCTCCGCGACCCCGACGTTGAAGAAGCGGTCCGGATGCCGCTCCATGAACGGCTCGAGCGCCATGTAGCCGAGGTCCCCCGTGAGCAGCGCCACGCGGCGATCCTCGTCGGCCAGCTCGACCAGCGTGCGGACGAACGCGCCCCGCATCAGCCCGTGGCGAGCTCGGCGAGCGCCAAGGCGTACTCGGCGTCAGACATGGGCCAGTAATGCCACTTGAGCTGACCCTCCATGTACGAGACACCCTTCCCGAAGACGGTGCGCGCGACGAACACGCGCGGCGGACCGCTCGCCGCACACGGCGCCGCGAGCGCGGCGCGCAACGCCGGACCGTCGTGCCCGTCAATCTCCCCCGCGTTCCAGCCGAACGCGCGCCAGCGATCGACCAGGGGCGCGAGCGAGAGCACGTCGGCCGTCTTCCCGAGCGCCTGCTGGCCGTTCAGATCGACGATGACGGTGAGCCGCCCGAGACGGTGATGGGCGGCGTACATGACCGCCTCCCAGACCGAGCCCTCGTTGCACTCGGCGTCGCTCACGAGGACGAAGACGCGGCGCTCCGAGCCCTCGAGGCGCGCCGCGAGCGTGGCACCGACGCCCAGCGGCAGCCCGAATCCGAGCGAGCCGGTCGAAAAATCGATGCCGGTGAGCTCCCGATCGGGGTGGATGCCGAGGTGGCTCCCGTCGCCGCAGTACGAGTCGAGCGCCGCCTGATCGAGCCAGCCGCGGAGGAACAGGGCGGCGTAGACGGCGAGCACGGCGTG comes from Deltaproteobacteria bacterium and encodes:
- a CDS encoding glycosyltransferase gives rise to the protein MPVPTPWSFGGCDRCDRSRAVERTRVTPDRLVSVVLPAHNQADHIGEVVQEYTAALGRMPLRHELVLVPNGSKDATEAVCAGLAATLPHVRSEPLARSGWGRAVRTGLARATGDLLCYTNSARTTPAELTLTILYAATHPDTVVKANRKIREHWSRRLGSLLYNLECRALFDLSCWDVNGTPKVFPRSCDRLLRLRRDDDLIDAEFVRTCREAGYPMLEVPVFSSRRHGGKSTTNLASAFRMYWGAWAMRHDAG
- a CDS encoding 1-deoxy-D-xylulose-5-phosphate synthase, which codes for MRGAFVRTLVELADEDRRVALLTGDLGYMALEPFMERHPDRFFNVGVAEQNMVGIATGLAESGYVPFVYSIVTFATLRPYEFIRNGPLWHRLPVRIVGVGGGFEYGPQGLSHHGLEDVGVMRVQPGMTVVAPADHRQMATALRATWDLPGPVYYRIGKDDKTVVAGLEGRFRLGRAEIVHEGSDVAIVAMGSVASEAVGAAHALGERGVHARVLIVASVQPPPTEDLCAALAGVPLVLTLEAHYVSGGLGSLVAEVIAEQGLHCRLARRGVHEQPDGRIGSQAFLYRRHGLSADAIVATVLERLSARA
- a CDS encoding NAD-dependent epimerase/dehydratase family protein, with protein sequence MEREPARHGLSVGDDPHTDAGGEPGRGRTALARRARGYPSPYLAVSRDVRLRGLPRPEVNVRRRVLLTGGTGFVGANLVRRLLADGHAVHLVVRPERSLWRLAGIRDDVKLHQASLEDRAAVERVVRRARPEWIFHLAAHGAYSWETDLDRILAVNLLGTVNLVRACLRTGFDAFVNAGSSSEYGFKKRAPTEREWVEPNSHYAIAKVAATHFCRFTARSERVSIATLRLYSVYGPWEEPGRLMPTLIVQGLAGRLPALVEPRIARDYVYVDDVCDAFVRAAATPHPEPGPVFNVGTGTQTRLREVVAVARRVLGVAERPRWGSMPNRQWDTSVWRSDSRAIQRALGWTPRYTFERGFRRMVTWMREQGPWTKRYRAHP
- a CDS encoding sulfotransferase, which translates into the protein MAQDFRLLMLGAMYENGGNMTHRFLDGHPELFVYPFESQVGTRLVQDHLTSMFPVKYRWPAFPLDGTPAGDYQLIIDEEGKVRARTPHVSKFRDWPFELSDDDRKARYVELVNSTGRSRANNVAAFFRATFDVWKDYKRSAKEQVWVGYSPIIVVDTDKIMTDLPNAHVLHVVRNPWSAYADTKRRPVPLPLETYMLGWTLNQYCALLYRERFPGRVHIVRAEDVMRDSVGTLAPVLAKLGVGPADSLRQPSWNGNPLGTVYPWGTIRTPTPEANRAEAERLSPAEREDIRARTWQYLETFDYGGFLDRR
- a CDS encoding DUF4915 domain-containing protein, with translation MPCALRPFVLGCERHPEGLSALVRSPAPTPSRRRPHRRRVRSHLSRGRLSDARGTGVLVPAPRWEVDDEPRLGVSHVLGRMGDAPRRGMMAREHLHARADGAWRDPRAVAMLWPDASGIDERLLRHRTRGRFWETLAETAVTLLVTREYEHLLVALHAGATEPIVSYLPLPHPSGIAVDRLRGVVHVASTRNPNQVHDLVPAVAAPRDVGEPPVRLAARPLVPVRTRMLPGGTYLHDLAMVGGVLHGNAVGKNAVVRLEDDGTATPVWWPRCVERRGGARLDRNYLQLNSIAAGATVRDSFFSASADVVGRVRPGDPAFRVDRRGVIFSGRTREPVVRGLTRPHSARLRREALWVDNSGYGEVGICHGGRLEPVARPGGWTRGLAFAGGVLFVGTSHVLPRFRQYAPGLDPDRCTCGVHALDAKTGRTLGSLVWPTGNQVFAVEAVPSAWTAGLPIVLGRRRSEWERGLFYGFVTE
- a CDS encoding transketolase — encoded protein: MTGTAIRRIVIEQSKRANVGHIGSALSVADIVAALYGGVLRVPAPRAHDRDRFVLAKGHAVLAVYAALFLRGWLDQAALDSYCGDGSHLGIHPDRELTGIDFSTGSLGFGLPLGVGATLAARLEGSERRVFVLVSDAECNEGSVWEAVMYAAHHRLGRLTVIVDLNGQQALGKTADVLSLAPLVDRWRAFGWNAGEIDGHDGPALRAALAAPCAASGPPRVFVARTVFGKGVSYMEGQLKWHYWPMSDAEYALALAELATG